The genomic stretch TCATCGAGTTGTTTTTGTAATAACGCCCGTCTTTGTTCAATTGCTGTAGTTGCAGTCATATTCCAAATAATGCCAAGTCATCAATACGATGTTCCCACACCCAATCAATTCCCTCTGCAGCTTCATAACCCAAGTAGCCACTGTCAAAATAACCGCAAAGGAATAGAATAAAACGGACATTGTTGCCGTAATTAAGCCACAATTGAGCAATTTTAATGGCTTCCTCTTTGCGTCTTTTATTAGGATTAGTATAATCGCCAGCAGATTTTGCTTCAATCAGTAACGGTAAATCACCGGGGTTAGATTGAAGCGGCATAATGACAACATCAATCGGGATATTAACCTGTTTGCTGCCAGATTGTAAACTTACAGGAACATTGAGGCGAAACGAGAAATTACCGGGTTGTATCGTCTCAAAACTTAAAGAGGCTCCTCCTCTAACATATGAGTAGCCGCGCTGCTCCAACCACTGCCGAATCAATGCCAACTGTCTTCGCTCTTGAGCATTGCGAACAATTGGGTCAGTCAACGCACCACAAAGACGGTCTGCAACAATTGTCGCTGCTCGATGGACTTGTGTTTCAGTCGGTTCTAACTCATTCTCCAACCAAGGAAAAATGTCTTTATCGGCCAACCGTGTAATAATTTGACCAATTTTCATCAATTCAGCATCGACTAATCCACTGTCCATCCGTGGAGGAATCCTGCTTTTCTCTTCCATGTTTTTGACGAGATTGGGTAGCACTCCAGCTAAACCTATAAGGCGATCGCGAGCCAAAGGTGGTGCTGTTGCCATGCGTAGTATGGGCAGAATAGATGGATGTTGACGCAGTACAGTGGGCGTGATGTTGGTTAGGTTAGCAGTCGTTGCTAAAGCTGATTCGACTTGTTGAGTTGTGGTAATACGAGTGTCGCGGTAGGCACTTGGGGCGAACTCCATGAACCAACTATTATAAAG from Scytonema hofmannii PCC 7110 encodes the following:
- a CDS encoding XamI family restriction endonuclease, which translates into the protein MPVNADKPHLWKQDIAQSVDLYNSWFMEFAPSAYRDTRITTTQQVESALATTANLTNITPTVLRQHPSILPILRMATAPPLARDRLIGLAGVLPNLVKNMEEKSRIPPRMDSGLVDAELMKIGQIITRLADKDIFPWLENELEPTETQVHRAATIVADRLCGALTDPIVRNAQERRQLALIRQWLEQRGYSYVRGGASLSFETIQPGNFSFRLNVPVSLQSGSKQVNIPIDVVIMPLQSNPGDLPLLIEAKSAGDYTNPNKRRKEEAIKIAQLWLNYGNNVRFILFLCGYFDSGYLGYEAAEGIDWVWEHRIDDLALFGI